CGGGAACCCCAGGGCAACTGGGAGCGGCTGCGCTTCGGCGTCCCCGCCAACCTGGCCCGCTACATCGCAGAGAAAGGCTCCATCGCCATCGACGGCGTCTCCCTCACCGTGACGGCAGTCAGTCCGGCCGCAGAGCAGGAACCCTGGTTCGAAGTGGGCCTGATCCCCACCACCCTCGCCGAAACCGGCCTGGGCACCAAGACCACCGGCAGCCGGGTGAATCTTGAAGTCGACGTCCTGGCCAAATACACCGAACGGCTGCTTGCCTTCCGCGGTACCGCCGCACCGGCCGTCAGCGGCCAAGCTGCCATTGCGGGAGGTGCACGGTGAACGCAGCAGTACGCCTGGAGCCCGCCGTGGCCCATGACCCCGTGACCAACGCCGTGACCGGCACCCCGGCATCCGGTGACCCGGTGACCGGCCGGGCATCTTCGGGGCCCGCCCGGGGACTGGACCCCATCGCGGACGCCGTGCGCGCCATGGCCGCCGGGCGTCCGGTGCTGGTGGTCGACAACGAGGACCGCGAAAACGAAGGCGACATCATCTTCGCCGCCCAGCACGCCACGCCGGCGCTGATGGGCTGGACCATCCGGTACAGCTCCGGCGTGATCTGCGTGCCGTTGACCGGGGAGCGCGCGGACGCACTGGCACTGCCTCCCATGACGGCTGTCAACGAGGACGCGAAGGGCACTGCCTACACCGTCTCCTGCGACGCGGCCGTCGGCGTCAGCACGGGAATCTCCGCAACGGACCGGGCCCTGACCGCGCGCATCCTGGCGGACCCGCAGGCCGGTCCGGCATCCGTGACCCGGCCGGGGCATATTTTCCCGCTCCGTGCAGTTGATGGAGGTGTGCGGGAACGCCAGGGCCACACCGAGGCCGCTGTGGACCTGTGCCGCCTGGCAGGCCTTGCACCCGTCGGGGTGATCGCGGAAGTGGTGTACGACGACGGCGAAATGATGCGCCTGGACGGG
This region of Arthrobacter sp. DNA4 genomic DNA includes:
- a CDS encoding riboflavin synthase; this translates as MFTGIIAEQGQVLSVERDGNTSATVRLHAPASTEGLALGGSIAVNGVCLTATAIDGKDFSVDVMGETLVRSTIGELAAGDSVNLERCVPAGGRLDGHVVQGHVDGVGVLLEREPQGNWERLRFGVPANLARYIAEKGSIAIDGVSLTVTAVSPAAEQEPWFEVGLIPTTLAETGLGTKTTGSRVNLEVDVLAKYTERLLAFRGTAAPAVSGQAAIAGGAR
- the ribB gene encoding 3,4-dihydroxy-2-butanone-4-phosphate synthase; amino-acid sequence: MTGRASSGPARGLDPIADAVRAMAAGRPVLVVDNEDRENEGDIIFAAQHATPALMGWTIRYSSGVICVPLTGERADALALPPMTAVNEDAKGTAYTVSCDAAVGVSTGISATDRALTARILADPQAGPASVTRPGHIFPLRAVDGGVRERQGHTEAAVDLCRLAGLAPVGVIAEVVYDDGEMMRLDGLRSFAAEHGCPLISIEDLVAYLEAGTGGAPDEDARAVPGEEKEKR